A genome region from Carcharodon carcharias isolate sCarCar2 chromosome 17, sCarCar2.pri, whole genome shotgun sequence includes the following:
- the tcima gene encoding transcriptional and immune response regulator a, with product MSTTPESESYSHRVSPLAYGQRFDTDLRKTAAPNIFAAVNQAALQRLFERSGDKKAVERARIISTNQDSEEITRALVALKLRKRMKFMQLFRIGRKSVKILLSFR from the coding sequence ATGTCCACAACACCGGAGAGCGAGTCCTATTCGCACCGAGTCAGCCCGTTGGCGTATGGGCAGCGCTTCGACACTGATCTTCGGAAGACAGCGGCGCCCAACATCTTCGCGGCTGTGAACCAGGCGGCTCTCCAACGCCTTTTCGAGCGATCAGGAGACAAGAAAGCAGTGGAGAGAGCACGGATCATCTCCACAAACCAGGATAGCGAGGAGATTACCCGAGCTCTGGTCGCACTCAAACTCAGGAAGAGAATGAAATTCATGCAGCTGTTTCGTATTGGCAGGAAATCCGTGAAGATTCTCTTAAGTTTCAGATAG